The Megalobrama amblycephala isolate DHTTF-2021 linkage group LG1, ASM1881202v1, whole genome shotgun sequence genome segment attgacaaccaacgattgtcaacttccaacatttttcacagtcgatcaaaataggcaagtattgttttaatggcatatttacttgtgaatgtccactgaatgtccaatgtagtgtgattaacaaggctattgaatacggatgtccgaatgtgcgaatataaaaccaactttacccaagtcaaaCACCTCTGACCTAAAAATTCTCTTTAAATACTCCTGAAGATGGGTTcatttttcaataatttaacaacatattAGATTTTGATTAATGGTCTCCTTACATTGTGAGTATTTCGTTTTAATTGTAAGTGTTTTATTTGGattgtttaaaattattaattgttattttacatttttatgttttcattaattattagcttttcatcaactcacaAACCCTAGTTTGGGAAACCCCTCAATAGAGTATGAAAAAGATTGTGTCATAAGAAGTGTATATAATCAAACACTGAAGTTTATTACTATTGTCCTGAACTGCATAAGCACAAATATGTGCAAAATTATTAACATGACAGAGGCTGAAAAAGAAAACCAATAactttgatttatttaaaaatgcctAAAGAACTACCGTTTCTAGAAATGTATCAACGTAAATTTTTACTTGATATGCAGAGTGATTCCTCTAACCTCCAATACATACCAGAGATCGTCTCTTGACAGCTGGCACCTGGGTGTAGTAgacataaaaaaagtaaacaagACACCAAAATTATAGAGTTTATGAAAGGAAAGTATGCAGTATGAGGCAGCAAACACATGAAATACACGCATACGCAATTTAAAGACATGCagagaaatttttttttgactTGCCTTCCACTGAAGATGTTTAGGGAAATTAAAGATAGTCGGGACAGCATTTTTTCGCAGTCGTTTGTGGCTGCCCACTTGTTCAAAGCAGTCCTTCTCAAAATGATCCGAGCACAGGACTGAGTTTCCAGTCGGCCACCAGTTCTGCCATCTCATCCGACGGAGCCACTctctcaccctcaagccatcagcTAATGGGAATCTGCATGTATTACACAtgaatgaacaaacacacacacacacacacatatacataaacCATAGGCGTGCAAATGCAAAACAAATGTTGGACAAATATGCGTGCATATTTAAATATGAGACACTGGTTTTTCTGTAAGGTTGTTTGAAACTTTACTCATATTAGATATATACAACTTACTTGTGAAAAGAAAACTCGCCCCTGTTGTATGCCTCTTTATACTCTCTATCTGAACGCTTCTTACACTTGTACGCTGAACACACTGGCATTTTCTTTCTTACAGACAAAATGTATTCAACTTCTATGCTAGTTTTACATTACAGACATCAGCGAGTGTATTTACTGTTTCAGAAAACTCTTCTTCTAGTGGGATTTTAATACAGATTGAACACCGAGTACTGCCACCTACCGGTTTCTATTGAACATTGTCTGCTCAGCTCTTCTCTACATCTCCTCGACTCTCTTATTTTTCATCTTATTAGTATACGTTAAACCAGTGGTGCTTCAACAAAGCATCGGTGTTTGTTTCAAACGAAAATAATCTTTAATCGTTCTCGTTTACTTAAGTCTGAATATGAAtatctaaaaatgtaatataaggaTGTTACATATTATTTAGACTACTTTTTTACTGTTGCCTTTTTGTGTATAGTTCGACAACTTGAGCCAAGATCTGCAGTTAACAAAAATTATAACTCTCCTATTAAATTTGcatctaaaaacaaacaaacaaacaaacaaaaaacgtaTTTTTAAGTCGTCAACGACCCAGACATTTGTCGCCAAGCAACCAAACCTACAAAAAGAATCAGTAAATGAATCTATTTGGTGAATGGATTCAAAAGATTCGACTCAATGGAATCAATTAACATCAGCTCCTCAAaaatgcaacacacacacaacagtcCCGCAGATGGTTACCATTACATTCCTTTATATGTTTGTCAAAACTGTGGCATGTCTGATTAGCAGCTACACAATATTAAAACAGTTGttatatgtgtatattttgTAGGGGACTTTGCATTTGAGGTTGAACTTGCAACACTTAAAACTTACGTGTGGAAAGAAAACTCGCCCCTTTTGTATGCCTCTTTATATAATCCATCGGAGCGTTTCTTGCACTTATAAGCTGAACAAACGGGCATTTTTTCACTCTTCCATTCAACTCCACCAGTTTAACGCCGCATACTAGGGCAACAGCAGAAATCGGCTGTCTGTCTGTATTTCCGGATGCTGTTGTTCACTGAGAGACGCATTACCGCCATCTACCGTACATTGGATGTTATTGCAGTCAGTTTGACAGGCTATCCTCCTGCGACCCAGAAAAAAAggttttgaatttaatattttgtttcacATCATTACATGTTTAGAGCATAAGAAAAaagtggaaaaataacatttttgaaaaattataatttattcatatgtCATCTGTAGTACCAGGACTAAGTTGTttagaaaataaaatgacaataaatgacatgtataggcaaaaacaatggatgtttttttgtttttttttaatcaccaattaatttttaggcttcaggattttttttaaccaaaatttgtttaaagatgattctcaactatgttatgaaagatataaTGGAATGAATCGATATACCATTATACTTTATGCAATATGTGGGTAAAATATGTGTGTTCTTGGAGCAACATGTGatgaaaaaagaagtgtaacaatgggagtaataattggcaacattttcataataatatctaataattaataggaatattgatatatttatttcGCTATTCACTTGTTGTGTCTCCTAAAATGCCTGATAAACATGAATTTAGTCCTGGTGTCCTCTACAGTGGAcatgtatgaaatcaatgtCCTGTTTCgtaacagaaagtcatattttgattagaaaccccataatattttcctgagatgctgatttataacaaacaatttaaaaaaaataatccaatttaaatgataataactaaatattatcatatttccataagGATGTTACATTTGATCACTAAATTAAtgtcagtcatttttaaagaccaAGGAGAGTGAGTGGTCATGGTGAAAACTCCGAACATTTGGTTTCTCTGAaaagccctgaatgtgctctttacaggacttaaaactgtgacatgtAAGGTCTCAGAGAAAttcactaaaatataatgtccactacagaggacaaaaGTCTATTCCCGGGTCCTGCTATGATAAAAAGTGAGTTGTTGTGAACAAaacaactatttatttatttactcgtAAGAAAGTCTGTTCTTgacttgtttttttaaacagtactttaactataatgtaaacaatatttaaacaatgtagCCTTTTCATAAGTTCATAAATAACAAGTCTATGAAATTCATATGTACTCAGCAGTTTCACGTGTAAttccacccccccccccccacacacacacacacacacacacacacacacacacacacacacacacacacacacacacacacacatacacacacacatacacacacacacacacaaacatgcatacacacattttaaatatatagcctaatcaAGGGCAACCATGAAGTACAATTATCATAACAAATCAGATACTGAGATAAACGTAAGGATATTAATGGATATTAATTATAAGAATTAATAGAAGATTTAAGGCTTTACAGTAATTTACAGTCTCTTTTTGCTTGGTTCTTATTGCTGTTAAAGTATGAacttctattttaaaatgagtaaaaGTAGGTTTTTGTGATTTTCCATATATAATAAGTGCATTTatgatattataaatattataaattcaACATCTTtatcatataaaaataaaacttttgctCTGAGTTGCATGTCAAATTTTGtattctttttttaacaaaaacaaaaaaatcacatcaaaataattttttataaatacaatCATAAACTAAATGTTCTCTTTTCAAAAAGACATAATTCAAGCCAATGTCTTTCCAAAACCTTGCAATCATCAGCTGTTCTCCTTTCATGTCCACACTGACTccagtccagtcagtggcaGTAATGCGCCCAAAGGTGGCTTGCCAACCAAGAAGACGATGACAACAACGCAACCCAGTAAATGACAGGTTATATCTCTGGAtacaatattgaaaaacatattttacaatcAAACGTCTTTTAAGTTAATAGTAGAAAAGGCACGAATTAATACTAAATATAGCAAAACCCTTGTAATGTTACCGCCATCTTAGACGTAACGACGTTTCCAAACAATATCTCGAGGTGATATGCAACTATAAAGAtgatgtttattaaagaggagactgagGACACGAGTGATGCTGAAatctgcaaaataaaaaatgagcaACAAGGAGGTTGGTGTATATTCTTGATTGCTTTTTAATAACTGTTGAAGTGCATCAAGGTGACAAAACTTCACTGTCTAGCTATACAAATCCCAAGAGCAAATAAATGACTTCAAAATAATCATAATGTCAGTTTTGTACTTTCTTATTTTCGTTTGTCCCATATTGTCATTTCAGACCTGATGGAAGTGAAAGAGGAAAGTCAAGATCTGAATGAAGTGGATGAGAAACATCAGCATCAGAAAGCTCCTGATGTCCTCGCCGGAGAAAAATCCTTGATTTGCTCCCAAACGGATAAAGAATTCTCACAAAGTAGCACTCAAaaaaagcctttcacctgctctCTGTGTGGAAAGTGTTGTGCCCATAGAGGCCACCTCAACGATCACATGTTAactcacaccggagagaagccattctcatgccctcagtgtggaaggAGATTCTCACGCAGGAGAAACCTCAACGATCACATACTAATACACAACGAGGAGAAGCCTTTCGTCTGTCCTCAGTGCGGAAAGAGTTACAAACGTAACGAACACTTTAAGAGTCACTTGTTGAATCACAGTGGAGGCAAGCCCTTcacctgctctcagtgtggaaagagcttcagTTATAAAAGAAGCCTTAATGACCACATAAAAATCCACACAGGAGAGAGTCTTCACACATGCCCTCGGTGCGGAAAGAGTTTCGTAAATAACGGACACCTTAAGGAACACGCAAAAATCCACACCGGAGAGAGACCTTTCgcctgccctcagtgtggaaagagcttcatGAGTAAACGAGACGTCACGtatcacatgagaattcacaccgaGGAGAAGCCTTTTAAATGCCATCAGTGTGGAAAGGGTTTTGCATGGGCAAGCTGTCTGAAAATTCATATGCGCCACTCTCACTCAGAAGAAAGGGAGTTTACCTGCGAGTACTGCAATAAAAGATTTGTTCTGGAGTCATACCTAAAGATGCACCTGAAAATTCATCGAAACGAGAAACCTTACGTGTGTTCTGTTTGTGGAAAAGGTTTTTTATGGAAACTGTGTTTCAAAGCGCACCAGAAAATACACGAGGGTGCGAAAACCCACGTGTGCTCAGAGTGCGGGAGAGCCTTTATTAGAGCCGACTATTTGATAAAACACCAAAAAGTGCACACGGGAGAGCGACCGTACACATGCTCGTATTGTGAAAAGAGATTCAGTAAGAAAGCAAACCTGAGAGAACACGTGCGGCtgcatactggagagaagccgtacacTTGCGCTCAGTGTGGAAGCAGTTTCACTTCAGCTAAAGGTCTAAGCTATCACAGAGAAAAGCAGTGTTCTCAAAGCACACCGGCTTCATGTTCTGTTGAAATCAAAACGGTGTCAGAATTGGCCAAAGATTGAGTTTTCTGCCAATAATATTTAGTGGGGAATAATCTGTCGTTCAAATGTAAATGGCAGCAGAAAGTGCATTTAGAAGTCGTTTATCAAAGATGAAGTAAAGTCATCAAATGGacaattattgttattttatagaatattgcagtatttatatattacaattatttatatatttaaaaaaaaaaaaacaataataatttgcctttgtaatctttaatcaaaataacttctcgTGCAGTGACATCtccctacatttttttcctgtttgagaagctgtttcacttggatatatgtcacaatagggaagtaAAGTCTGTCACAAGTTACTTCTGTTCCATGCCGACTTTAAGGGAAAGAAATACAACCAAGGTAGTCAGAGTGGGGTCTGAAACACTGTACAATTTTTATAATGTGTCTGTATATTTAGTAATGGCCAAGCATATATAGCTGCCTGGAGGAATAcattaaaaagacatttattttatttttcttaaatgaatTTTCTTTCTGGtcaaatatacactaccgttcaaaagtatggatcggtaagatttgtaatgtttttaaaagaagtttttgctgcatttatttaattagaaatacagtaaaaacagtaatattgtgaaatattattacaatttgaagtaactgttttctattggaatatatttaaaattgtaatttattcttgtgatcaaagctgaattttcagcatcattactccagtcttcagtgtcacacgatccttcagaaatcattctaatatgatgatttgctgctcaagaaacatttattattattatcaatgttgaaaacagttgtgtacttttttcaagattccttgatgaatagaaagctcaaaagaacagcatttatctgaaatacaaagcttttgtaacattatacaataTACTGTAGTTCAAAaatttgggatcagtaagaatttttttatttatttttttttttttaaagaaattaatacttttattcagaaggAATGCATTAattcgatcaaaagtgacagtaaagacatttataatgttacaaaagattatatttcaaatataaataagATCAGAatttcaaagaatcctaaaaaaaaaaaaaaaattgtacacaataaatgtttcttgagcagcagatcagtatattagaatgatttctgaaggatcatgtgacactgaagactggagtaatgatgctgaaaattcagctttgccataacaggaataaattactttgtgaaatatattcaaatagaaaacagttatttaggggccaagcaccgaaggtgcttaggcacctattgttattgttggcgttccgtacgcttattattattcttcttcttcttccgctcttgaagtctatggcagcccatagaaccgcttgcgggaaagttgtgaaatttggcacacagttagaggacagaatgacctttgtccatagcaaatttggagtctctaactcaatccctctagcgccaccagctgtccaaagttgcacttatgtttatgctaataacttttgaaccataagggctagaaacaaaattcttttgtcctatgattccttgggtcaagacgaatcgattgcatcatatgacgtcattttccgtcatgaaaatttttccgccattttgaattttctgaaaaacctactttttcgaactcctcctaggccgttagtccgattttcatgaaaattgaaccagatcatcttcagaccatgctgaaaaaaagttatggaattcaagtcgattgctcaaaccgttttcgaaaaacacacgaacgaattgtacgtagcgcttgcgaaaatagaagtaaggctgtatctctgcaacactttatcatattcagaccaaacttggtacatgtcttcacaagcatgaccttaggcaccatgcagtgtttcggctcagcgccacctactggtgcggagatatgaaaaatggatatttttgcttataacttctgatgggtttgtccaaaaatcataaatttggtcttgttggATTCGGGGTATCATGCCGAGtcaaatgatatccaattttcccatatcggacattttggccgtcggctaTTTTGAATTtcgtgctaaaatgctgtattttacgaacgcattagcgtatcgttacgaaactcggtatgggtcccCAGCACAataccctgaaggagcctgagaagtttcagcactgcgccaccttgtggtcaaaagttataacaaaatttacagaaatgctaataacttttgactatattgacCGATTGTAATGGAACttgtctcagtagattccttggttcatgctgagaacatagatatcaaatttgccatagtcaactgaacttcctgtctgccatattgtttttctttaaaaacctactttttcgaactcctcctagacctctgctccgattttcaccaaaattgaaccgtctcatcttcagaccatgccgacaaaaagttatggatttcaagtcgataagtcaaactgttttcgtataccggagcaaagaatttgagatatgctgcaaaaattactcttgaagctgtatctctacaatgctttaacatattcagaccaaacttggtacgtgtcatcacaagcatgacctgaggcaagatacagtgtttcggcgcagcgccacctactggagtggagatatgaaaaatggttatttttgcttataacttctgatgggtttgaccaaaattcacaaatttggtatgggtcatcaggacaatgccctgaaggagcctgagaagtttcggaccagcgccaccttgtggtcaaaagttataacaaaattgacaaaaatgctaataacttttttttctaattgctcactgctgctgttggtctgatgctcccagccatgttggctggcttcttgtgctgtttttgtgcttggccccgtaattgctgcttgcagctatattttaaattgtaataatatttcacaatattactgttttgctgtatttttaatttaataaatgcagctttggtaaGCAGATGatactgtgtgtatgtgtgtgtatatatatatatatatatatatatatatatatatatatatatatatatatatatataagacctAACAGTATTGAAAACAATATAAACCACTAGGAATGCATTATAGTGAGATTTCAAAGTAtgtaagaaaacaaaaaaataaacaaacacaatttTAATGTGACACTTTTTCTatactttcattttatttccCTGGCCTGGAaacttgatttttattttttggtgcatCTCTTTCATGTACAAAGTATGATTTCTTTGGCATGTTACATATATGcatattgatattttttcaGTGTGTTTGTAAATGCTCAATGTTCTGTAATAAATCAGTAGAATGAAATAGCTGGTCTGGTCCATGCTAACAGAAGGTGGCGCTAATGCGCTATTTCAGTTTGCGAGCCGCTgcta includes the following:
- the si:dkey-66i24.8 gene encoding gastrula zinc finger protein XlCGF57.1, with translation MMFIKEETEDTSDAEICKIKNEQQGDLMEVKEESQDLNEVDEKHQHQKAPDVLAGEKSLICSQTDKEFSQSSTQKKPFTCSLCGKCCAHRGHLNDHMLTHTGEKPFSCPQCGRRFSRRRNLNDHILIHNEEKPFVCPQCGKSYKRNEHFKSHLLNHSGGKPFTCSQCGKSFSYKRSLNDHIKIHTGESLHTCPRCGKSFVNNGHLKEHAKIHTGERPFACPQCGKSFMSKRDVTYHMRIHTEEKPFKCHQCGKGFAWASCLKIHMRHSHSEEREFTCEYCNKRFVLESYLKMHLKIHRNEKPYVCSVCGKGFLWKLCFKAHQKIHEGAKTHVCSECGRAFIRADYLIKHQKVHTGERPYTCSYCEKRFSKKANLREHVRLHTGEKPYTCAQCGSSFTSAKGLSYHREKQCSQSTPASCSVEIKTVSELAKD